The DNA window CTTTCACCTACTGTTCCTAATatcctggggaagggggaggtaaGTACTGTTGTGCATTATGCCCAGGTTACAGATGACAAACTTGAGAGTCAGGTATCCTGACTCCTAGTCTGGGGCTCCTCTGTGGCTCATCTGCCCAACCCTGAGCTTTCAAACACCCTGTTCTCTGTGCCCTGGGGTGGCACAGGGATGGGgactggcaggggtggggcaggagagtgtCCCACCAGCCCCAAAGCCCTGATCACAGCACAGCTCGGCCTCGCCTCAGCAGCTGCCTGACCAGCTGGGGGCCCTCATGGCCGACTCTAATGCTGTCAGATGCTAACTCTGCTATTTGTTTGaggaatgacatttttaaatgtggcaGATATGTACCCCCCAAAATAGCAGGCACACCAGGAAAACACTCCAGATCCCTCTGCAGACCACTGAAGGTCAGGGGCAGAATGGGAGGCCCTCACAGCCCAGCTCTGTCACCACCCTCCAAGCACCCCCTGGCTGCGGGAGCTGGGGAACAGCGGGGAGCTGAGGAGCTCCCGCAAGTCCTTCTAAAGGGACGTATCCCATCCAGTCCCAGGAAGTGCCACGAATGGCCCCCACAAGCCCCCGTTGTGGACAAAGGACCCTCGAAATTTTCCTCGGGTCTTTACCCCAGACACGAAGGTGTTCCCCGTTTCTGAGGGGGCCAGATCCAAGCAGAGCACGTCGGCCCCGTGCCCATGGAAGCTCTGCAGTAGCTGTCCACTCTCCACATCCCACAGGGCACATGTTCCATCGCCACTCGCCGTCAGGATCTGCCGGTAGGAAAGGACAGGAAGAGCGCTGTTGTCATTATCACCTCTGTCAGGGCAAGTCTGTCAGGGAAAAGCAGGCTCCCTGAACATACAGACACACACCTCTCGCTACATCTGGATTCAGGTGCATTAGTTTCTCCCTTACTGAGCAAGAAGTCCACGTTCAATACCCTGATGCTCAGCTGTGTTTCTGTCCCTGTCCTCCAGGGTATGAAACCCAGGAGGCCTCCCTGCTGTGCCTGCAGCCCCTGCACCGGCCTGGCACGCAGGAAGTGCTCTGGAACCTCTGCTGAACAGAACCTTGACTGGCTCCCACTGGCAGCCATGCCCACCGCTGTGCAGGCCAGAGgcataaagtgcttctcagacatgACTGAGCACCCCCATCACCCAGCTGCTGGCTAATTCAGAGTTGGGGTGAGTCCTGAGATTCTGTGGTTCTCACAAACTCCCAGGTGGTACCGATGCCGGTCACTGGACCCCATCCAGGGCAGCACGGGTGGAGGCCGCATTTTGTTGGCCACATTCTCCTATTGCTGCTTCTTCCCCGACCAGGGAGCTGCCCAGAGGCTCCCCAGGGCCGCTGAGAGGCGCTGacacccatgtgcacacacagcgCCAATAGCACCTGCTGGGTGCCGATGACATCCAGGTGCTCTGCTGGGCATCAGGATTAGCAGAAAGATTGGATCTTAGTCTCTCCTCTCCAGAAGCTCACTCAGTTTAACAGGATTGGCAGCAAAAACTGAAACCAACCTACTTCCATGTCCCCGTGTTAATCAATTCTGGGACCAGGCATACTTTGCTTGTCTTATGCTAAACAACACTGCGGCCAAGTAAAAATAACCTGCTTGCCTGCTCTAGGAAATACCTGCTTCTGCAAAGTAAGACTGTGAATTAGCTAAACAACTTATCAAGACTAATAGCTTGCTCATCAAGACTGGCGTTAAGACCCTTGCCTCGCTGGGCTCACCAATCCAAAGCTATTATGTCATCACCCAGTTCCCACAGTGACAGATCCGCCTTAAAATCACCCAGCCCAGTCCCCGAAACCCTCCAAGTGTCCTTCCCTGGTTTCTCCACTTTGAGACGCTCTAAAGATGTTCAGGTTGGGGTTCTCTCCCTCACTGCAGTAGGTCTAAGAAAACTTGCCGAATGGCAAGTTTTTCTGACGGTCTCACCTAGGACAGAGTGTGAGAAGTGCTGAGATACAGGCAGGCCCGGGGAGGGGCAGCAGACGCTCTTGGGCAACATCTGAGCTGGGCTCAGAGGATGAGAGAGAGCtggcggggggaggagggagggtccTGCCGGTGACCGCCTGTCTCTGCACTGAGTGAAAGGCGGCCTGTGTAGGGTGAAGACCTTCTCTTGTAGACAGAAAGAACTAGGGGAAGCTTCCCAGCAGAACGGTAAGATCAAGGGTATATTTTCTGAGAATCTGTCAGGTTGGTGCAGCTATCCCTCAGCAGCCTCTGTATAGTTTCAAGTAAAGGCCAGCCCACACCGGGAGAGGAACACTGGGGTGCCTGGGACAGGCAGCAGGGATCCAGGGTTCATGGCCTCAGAGACCCAGCTGCCTGCACTGCAACTCCCTAGAGCCAGCTTGGTCTCGAGCACCATGGAGGGAACCACAGGCCATAGAAGAACGTCCCAGTGCCCCACCTTCCGGCTGCTCCCAGGGCCTGGATGAGGTGATAAGACAGTGCAGGAAGTGGCTCTTGGCAATGTTAAGTCCCCACAACAGAGCCCTCAGTGGCTGGTAATTACTGATGGCTGAGGTAGGAAAATAGGAATCAGGCCTTAAGGACAGCTAGCAGGCAATGCGCCTACTGACCGCTGCACCTCCAATTTCCATGTGCTGGTGGTCTTCTTCCCCCGCCGCCCTGCCGTCCCCCTCCCTCCTACTagtcctcccccttctctcctgcaTGCCGTGCCTAGCACTTACAAAGACTCTTTCTTCTGCAGGGAGGGAACATATTATAAAGCGGggaccctcctcccccactggccTTGCACCAACCAGCTGCACTGACTCGGCATGGGTTTCTTGCTGGGAAGTCCAGGGAAGCCTAGGACCTCTTCACAGCCAGGAGAGGCCACTTTGGAGCCTCTCCCTGGAGCAAGAGCTGGGTGAGTTCCAGAGCTCTCGGGCTTCTGGGCCTAGTCCCCAAGGTCCTCCTCAAAGTCCCCACTGGGGGGTGGCTCTCAAATTTGGGGGATTCCCAAGGCTGTAAAGCCCCTGCAGCCTCAACTTCCCTCAAGTGTACATCCACAGGGGGAGCAAGGCTGGTAAAAGTGGCTTATGAACACACAAGACTTCAACTGCATCTTACTTTGGGTACTTATATTTGTAATGTGTCTGCAGGCCCACGCCCACTAGTGCCCGCTCCACGCTGTTCCTGTCCTGACAATGGCGGAGGGTCCACGACCTCCAATCTTTTCTGGGAGGCTTTAAATTATTACCACAGACTAACTCTTCAAGCGAACTAATGAATAGCTTTTAAAAGTTAGAAgtaaatctttaatattttaacaatatttttgtgATCCTCATTACAACGTAAGTACAAATAAACTTCAAGGACCAAACATTCCCGAGCAGAAATGCACTAACGGGAACCACTGACTCGGTGTCACTCGTTTACTCAGGCGTGTAAAGAACGTGCAGGTTTAATGCCACTGTCTCACACCAGCCACGTGAGGTTTTCTCTTTTCACCCGAGCTCCCAGAGGTGCGTGTGAGGAAGCTTAAAGTTCATTAGCTCATTAGTACCCAAACCAGGCCGTGTATCTGCATTTTTCTGCCAATATTAATAACAAAACAGTAAGAGCCAACACTTACTGATAATTTTTCAGGGACTGTATATACTAAGTATTTTACATGAGTCACCTGATTTAATTCCCAGGAAACCTTGTGACAGAGGAATTTACTAGCATCCTCACTTGCAggtgggaaaaacaaaacacaggacCCAACCCTGTTTAGGACGCACCGGCTAGAATGAGGTGGGCCTGGATTTGGTCCCTGCTGTCTGACTCTGGGCCAGGACCTGTGCCCTGCTGAGGTGGCCGGCGTAGTGAGTGGGACTTCCCTCCATTCCAGCTGTCTTCTTCTAGCTGCTTATTAGGAAAAACCGACTTTCTACCTTACAGACGCCCCTTTAATACCCACCTCCAGCATGTGGCAACACAGAGAGGGTGGTGGGCCACCACCAGAGACTCTTCAGATGCCTGACCGCCCCACTGTCCCTGCATCCCTCTATGGCTTCCTTCTTTCAGACTAAGCATCCACTCCTGCTTTGGCTACTCCTCAGGCTCAAAGGCAGCTGGTTCTGGCCAATGCAGCCAGCTGGGGCCACAGTGCCCCCTACTGTACAGGTCTGCAAGGCTCCTGGCCTCAAACACCAGGTGTCAACACTACAAGTCTGAACAATCCTCTTGTCAGCCATTAAAAAATGACCCAGTCACCTGGTCTCCCTGCTACCAGCCTCACTTGCTGACACGAGTCAGCTGAAGCCTGCGTGGGCCACGGAAGGACTAAATCTGACTCAGAGACGTTCCTCCTTAAAACAAACCCAAATACGAGCCAGCCTCTGCATGGCTGCCCTCCATCTGCAGGGCATTCAGGGCACCCCCTTCTCGGGCTGCCTCCCACTGCGCTCCCCTCACACCTCACTGGCAACATCTGTGCCCTCCAAGGCTggcccaggccactccaccaagTTCGTGACTACCCCTCCCACTCCGAGCTCCCAGACTTCCCCGCTCTGCAGTCACGATTGGTTTCCACGGAGGTCCCGGCGGGCAGAGACTGTGTGTGCTTCCAGACCCAGAGCCAGGTCGTATCTGGCAACGTGGGTGGCGGACACCTAGGACGGTGTGCTGGATAGACGTGGACAGATAAACTACGGTATGCTTTCACAACTTACTAAGAAAACGTAGTCCGGGTGTTAGAGTACTGTTTTTACTTGGGGTTTACTCCAAGTGGGGCACAGATTTACTCTCTAAAGCTTCTTCTTTTTGCATCTGTTAAAACAGGAGTGTAAAGTAGATTCAGTGAGGTGTGTAAAGTGTGCAACTGTGAAGCTCAGCAGCTCGGCGAAGTTTTACACACACGTACACTGGAACCACAGCTCAGACGGGAATCCCCGCCACCCCAGAAGGTTCCCTGATCCAGCCCCAACAAGTCAATTAGAGAAGGATGTTCAGCAGGGTATGTAATTTATCTCAACTCCATCAGCAGCTAAGAGCCCTGACTTTCCTCATTTcagattttacttaaaataataataattaccaatAAGGAACAATAGGAACTTCCTCTCGAGCACCCCTCCTGTTAAAAGGAACACTGGAAAAGCTTCCTCTATGCTCCCTGAGTTGTCCACCACGTAACCTGCCCTCCGGCAGGCTGCCCCACCGTGAGGGCCCCTTACGTACCTGCATGTCGGAGTTGGTGAAGCTGCAGGCCGACAGGTAGTTGGTGTGCATGGCAACAGACTTCTTTTTGGCAGCCATGTTTTCGTTTTTGTCGAACGTCAGTGGGTACACGGAACACTTATTATCTAAACCGCTAGCATGGAGGGAAAGCAGCGGCAGACGTTGAGCGAGGGCAACAGAGTACTCACGCGTATACTTTCTCGGAGTCACACGCCGCGGCTGGAGGAGGTAATGCCAGCTGCGACTCCGTAGTTCTTAGATGTAAAGTCACTACATCAAAGGCTATCAATTTTTCAAAGTTTCTGATTCGCATTGCCAACATGCTCTCCAAAATGTTTGTGCCAATTTATAGTCCTCACCACCAGTATTTGAGAGTGAGGGGAATAGGTTAAAGCTCATGCTACTGTCAGTCTGTAATGAAAATAACTATGAAAGCgatttttgtgcctttttttctttaacaaagttCAGAGAGGAATTTAACACACCGTTTAACAAGCAAACGACAAAAATTACAAGTTCTTGTTTGCTTGCGTGTTTTTGCCCCTACAACAGTATTTACATCCCACGGGGAATCTGAAAAGCTGCTGCAGGCGCTGCTTACCCACACGCAATGGCGCATCCCGACGGGGCGTACGCACACGCCATCACCCACGTGCAGGGCATAGTGACCGCATGCTCCTGAAACACAGGATGAACCGTTCATGGGATAAACGAGGGCGGCTTCCACACGAACATCTTAACGTGCAATTTAAACAGAGTCACTGGCCGTCTGACTGAATTACATTACAGCTTCACAGGGCAGTGGAGCGGGGTAACAACTAGTTTAGACTGACGAGAAGACTCACTCAGCCCCATGTAGTCAACCAAATGTTATGTCATTTATTCTAAAAGCTAAAATCTCAACTAGCAAAAAAATTCCTTAATGTGTTACTTCTTTCTTCATGTTACACCATCCCCCCCACCTTGTTCTAAATGAATACCGGGGCTCCTTTTCTTTGAAAGGTTCACCCAACTTTTAGTTCCAATATATACATCGCCTTATCTACTCTGATTCCCCCCGCTTGCAAAATATGTTATTGAATGGCGTTTTACACGTATATTATACTTTTGTTTACTTGTGAGTGTACAGAGCCTCTGTCCACTGTGGGTCCTAAAACCATTCATTCCTGGGAAGGTGtggatgggggcggggagggtgatCTTCAGTTGTGCTCTGGTATAGGAGAGagcctgtaaaatgggagcaCAAAGAACCAGGCCTAACAGTCCCCGGCTTCCGGGTGGTGGCCGAGCTGCTGATGTCATCCTGCGTGCAGACAAGCAAACAGCACAGCCACCATCCAATATAAGACCAACACCAACAAGAAGAGCAAGCCCCGCAAACCAGCCACTATACACACTCAGTCTCACTCTCCATCTGTAAAGGGAGGGGACAGGACTAGATTGGCATAGGACATTCAAGTGCCACTGGTCCTTCCTGGTATgattctgtgtctctgtgtttttGTGGGGAAATATGGGCCCCGAAACTGCCTGTCAAAATTCTATTGTCACTCACAGTCTTTCCGAGGCCAAGAATAATCTATTGTCCTCCAGTGAATGAGGTAGGCTGGCCACTCTCAGCACAGGGCGTCCAGGCCCCTTTCCTTACAAGTAATGGCTATGTTCCCTGCCAGGGGCCACTCGTGGTGACTCCCGGCTCCCCGGACATCAGGCAGCGTGTGCTCTATGCCACATTAAGGCAAAACCAGAAGCAACAAAACGCCTCACACTGCTTAGGGGTGCTGGGAGAGGCAGAGTCTTCCAGAGAGGTAGGTGATGTGTAATAAAGCTCTTTGCAAACAGTTAAGTTGTTACTTTTAttactgcctggggggctgatcACTAGGGACTTGCTCCCTACCAGGAGGCTCTGCGGCCTCACTTGATCAGGCCACGCCACAGCTGCCTGCCGTGACATTTACTAAACGCATTCGACAATGCAGAATACTGCCACTGCTCAATTTGTGACAGATAGAGatctttttacttattattttatcctcatccaaggacatttcctcattgctttttagagtgagaggaagggagacaggaagggagagagagaaatcaatttgttgcctcccatTCACACCTGGAcccgggatcgaacccacaacccttcggttacaggacgatgctccaaccaacggagccacaccagccagagccaggtCTCCTTTTTAATATCATGAAAGGGAAGACTTTCTTTCTAAGTAAATATTGGAATCCGTATTTAATACACAATACCCATTATTGTAAATGCCAACGTGATATAGGCATGCAAGGACACCTACACGGagatttcagtttttctctttaggAAAGAGTCTAAATTTAGGTCTAATTTGGAGCCGTGCACGCTCGGGCCAGAGCTGCAAGGGGCTCAGACTCCACAGTGCCCCCAACAGTGCAGGTCACCCCACTGCAGCCTCAGCTTCACCCACCGTTTGCTCTTGTCCACAGCACTCTGGAGCCTGGGCGAAGTCAGGGGAGAAAGAGAGCTGGGGATATGGGTGCGTCTTATCATCACTCACAAGAAGGATACATGCAGTTGCCTATGTGAATGTGACCAGTTCTCCAGGCCATGCCCTCTCCTGTCTTAGTACGTTCTGTGGTGGCTCTGCATGCTCTTCTGTGGGCTGCTGGGCTGTCTTTAACACAGATGGGCCTTTGTGGGGTTTTCATTCCTAGGCAGGCTccccaagaggaaatgaggacagGGCTGGGGAGTTGGACCTAAGCACCTTTAAACTAGGCTGGGGTTCTGAGCTGTCTCGGGGTACTGGGGACAACACCTTACCTTGTTAGTTGTGAAGGAATCCCACACGATCACCTTCCCGTCCTGGAGGGAAAAGAGTGGACAGTTCAGGAGGTGTCAGCAAGCCTACTTTCACTGTGACCGTCCTGCCGCCCACAGTCATCTAGTTGTAATGCAAACCCACCGGAGAGAAATCCAGGAGCTCTGGACCCCGCAACACAGTTACCTATGCAGACGTGGTGTGTGGtgtccctgggccccaggctctGGGTGACAGTAGCAGAGGACGGCTGAGCTGACTTCCTTCAGCACATGGGTCCCCCAGGCATCCTCAGAGATGGTGAACCTGCAGCCTCCAGAGCGGGCTTGGTTTCATAGATCACTCAAGCCATTTGGAGCCAAGGGTGGTGAATGAGGTGACTGAGGAAAGGTGCAGGGAGGCGGGTAATGCCGCTGAGGACCACGAGCAAGGTCTGACTACCTAAAGTGGCACAGCCGCTTGCTTTGCATGGTCAGATGGAAGATTTCCATAGTCACACTGAGTGTGGCTGAGGGGCCCTGAAACAAGGCCAAAGTCGACAGTTTGGGGCCTTTCAAGACTCCTAAGTACACTGGTCTTCTGGCCTAATTTCTCTTGCTAAACTCCCAAACACGATGTGGGGGGCAGATGAGGTAACGGAGCAGAGGCTGTGGGCCTGTATCTTGGGCTCCTCCAGGCCTGGAGCCCCCGCCTGCTGGGCAGGCGTGCTGACTCAGTGCGCAGCCTCCTCAGCATCCACTTGGGTGGCTTCCTTCACAGCACtgcctgcctgtcttcatggCCCACCCACTGTGCGCTCAGGAGGGAAAAAAGCACCTAAGAGGCCAAAATCAGTCTGATAAAACTAAACATGGTCCCCTCCGTGAGCTCACTTTATATACCAGGAGCCCAGGTACCTGGAGAGACGGTGCTCCACCTGACCCTAACCCACAGTCAGGCTGATTAATCTCCTGCCTGTTGAGGGAGAAGGGCTGCTCTGAGTCACTGGAAATCCGTGCCAGAGCCTCGCTGCTGTCTCCAGCTTCCGCCCACGCCCCACCCACTCTCTCTGCCgcagagatggatggatggatggagcccgtccgccctcctcccctccctccttaaTCGGAGTGCACGTGAGTGACAGAAATCCAACATATGTTGTACTTTTAAGGATAAAAATGTCTAAAAGGCTAGGTAGCAACATGTACATCTCAATAACCACTCTGTAaaaatgagcatttaaaaaaccATCTAGAAAGACatgctgtaaaataaaaataatggctatGACAGGGTGGTGGGAGTAAAACCTTTTCTGTGCTCGCCTTTCCAGCATCTCTTTAATGTGGCAAAATACCAAAGTGATAACTTTTTTATGAACATAAAAAAAGCCAGTGCTACATGGCATTCTAGATTTGTAGCTCACACAGGATATTAGTAACACTTGTCCTACCAAACACGACACCGACATAGATATTAGAGCTGTGGATTATCTAGAATATGTAcagttttcatatttaaaagttaattaaaaaaaaccccacattgtCCTTTGAAAAAGCTGGGATGAAGACAGGGGTGAAGGAAAGCCCAGACCGGCTATAAAAACATATGACTCCAGTTTATTGTTGTACGTTCAATGTGCGTAAcatcaaaataaacataaaaaatactaaGCAGTGGTTGCCAGGCTCCAAGGGGGTCCCCAGGCACCCCCATATCCTGATCCTCACACCCTTGCACAGGCCCCTCCCTCATCACACCAGGGCTGGTCCTGTGACCAATGGAATACAGCGGCAGTGATGGACTGTCACCTGTGAGGCCAGGTCACAGAAGTCCTGGCCACAGAAGCATGGCCTCTGCCTCCATCCCCCTCTCTTAGATGAGCTGCTCTGGGGGAGGCAGCTGCTGGGTCCAGAGCAGCCCTGTGCAAAGGTCTGCATGGTGCAGAGCcacgccccccagcccccagccgcGTGGGCGAACCCTCCCAGCGGTGTGTCTCCGGCTGAGAGAGCTGTCAGATGACCACGGCCTCACGACAGACCCCGAGACAGAACCACCCAGCGAGGCTGCTCAGGACTCCTGACTCTCAGAAACCACATGGCACCATAAACATTTATTGCTTTAAGTTGCtaatttgggggtaatttgtcATACAGCAATAGGTAACTAACCCCTAAGATGTAAAATAAACTATGTCAACtatgtaaaatgaatgaaaaattagaCTTCACAAAATATTTATCTTACATTTGTTCTTTAAGGCCTAAAAATTGCTAAACTCTTAGACTGAAAGAAGCCGTGGTGGCTTCTCAACCACATCTGCCCtcaatttgggaaaaaaaccccactgttTGAAAGTTGGTTTCACTCACAAATAACAGCATGAAATATGCTcaggaagaaataattttaaatggtttgTCAATCAGAGTTTACAATGTTTCAGTATTACCCATTCCAAACCTGCCCCAATCAGCGAAGCCCTGCAGTATAAAAGGGAATCCTTAGCCGAGCTAAACTCAGGTCCTTTGGAGGATGAGCAGAGTCATAAAGAGCCGACAGGGGCTCTTGGAAAGGACAGCTCTCGTCCGCCTCAGCCACGAAACCACAGCTGCTCGCCATCACGCAACAGGTGCGACGTACCTGTGATGAGCTCACCATCCTCCTCTTATCCTTGCACCAGTCCATGCAGAGAACTTTGTTCCCGTGGCCTTTGAGGGTCCTTCTGGTCTTCATGACAAACTGCCCCAGGGCCTCCACCCGCTCCGCCACCTGGTGCACTAGAAGGACAGGGCCGCAGTCAGTTCTGTCACCCGGGGCCGGGCTCTGGGTCACGGGCCGGCACAGGGAGGCCCCTGGGCTTTCTCTGTGGCATAGCTTGGGTCTCTCGGAGTGCTACCAGGCCCTCTCAATGCTCTCTCTTTTAGGCTTAGTGAAGGGTAGAGACCacactctcattctctctctgtgtttttgAAATCCCTGCCATAGATGCACGTTGAGGAACTAACAACAAGACCACCTCGTGTTTGTGAGGCGCTGTGTGGAAGTCTCCGGTCGAAGGGCCACAGCTCTGCACGGCGGGCGGTGTGGCAGCAGCGAGAGTGCTATCCCTGCTTCCCCGGCGAGGAGATGGAGGCTCCCAGGGGTTACTTGGCTAATACTAATTCATACAACTAACCAGGAGCAAAGCTGGAGCTTCTGGTTCTCTTATCTA is part of the Desmodus rotundus isolate HL8 chromosome 7, HLdesRot8A.1, whole genome shotgun sequence genome and encodes:
- the GNB5 gene encoding guanine nucleotide-binding protein subunit beta-5 isoform X2; translated protein: MKTRRTLKGHGNKVLCMDWCKDKRRMVSSSQDGKVIVWDSFTTNKEHAVTMPCTWVMACAYAPSGCAIACGGLDNKCSVYPLTFDKNENMAAKKKSVAMHTNYLSACSFTNSDMQILTASGDGTCALWDVESGQLLQSFHGHGADVLCLDLAPSETGNTFVSGGCDKKAMVWDMRSGQCVQAFETHESDINSVRYYPSGDAFASGSDDATCRLYDLRADREVAIYSKESIIFGASSVDFSLSGRLLFAGYNDYTINVWDVLKGSRVSILFGHENRVSTLRVSPDGTAFCSGSWDHTLRVWA